From the genome of Eucalyptus grandis isolate ANBG69807.140 chromosome 2, ASM1654582v1, whole genome shotgun sequence, one region includes:
- the LOC104427467 gene encoding probable galacturonosyltransferase 6, producing MKRLHRRLRILILCLFALSALAPVVLVPYRRRHIPATGRKEFLEEYSNRKSSADVWRLNSVDQEEGKGLREPKQVIYKDSEVGSTVGYTYNEIHQSAEFGGTQILERNGTARRSAKEDEQIQHHEVPTTSRGQEKFNQTMVQRVQNGRPQERSLSDKKVKEMKDQLIRAQVYLNLAPPGSNSHIVKELRQRMKELERAMNDAKKDSDLSRRAWQRTKAMEVSLSKASHAFPHCSLMATKLRAMTYNTEEQVWAHKNEAEHLIQLAARTTPKGLHCLAMQLTSEYFALPADERKLGNKEKAHDGDLYHYAVFSDNILACAVVVNSTVAHAAEPEKIVFHIVTDYLNLPAISLWFLRNPPGRAIVDIQSLENFEWLLKKYASSLSKQNAFDPRYASALNHLRFYLPDVFPLLDKIVFLDHDVVVQRDLTALWDVNLKGKVNGAVETCQEGDASYRRMDMYIDFTDRLVSERFDANTCTWAFGMNLFDLQEWRKQNLTAKYGSYLELLQEHGKPLLKAGSLPIGWLTFYNQTVALDRRWHILGLGHESNVAPSDIERAAVIHFDGVMKPWLEMGIRKYKGYWTKHVMYDHPYLQQCNVHE from the exons ATGAAGAGGCTGCACCGGCGCCTGAGGATCCTGATCCTCTGCCTCTTCGCCCTCTCCGCTCTGGCCCCCGTCGTCCTCGTCCCCTACCGGCGCAGGCACATTCCGGCGACAG GGCGCAAGGAGTTTCTGGAGGAGTATTCCAATAGG AAATCTAGTGCGGATGTTTGGAGACTTAATTCAGTCGATCAG GAGGAGGGTAAGGGCTTGAGGGAGCCAAAACAGGTGATTTATAAAGACAGTGAAGTTGGTTCCACAGTCGGTTATACTTATAACGAGATCCATCAGTCTGCGGAGTTTGGAGGAACTCAAATCTTGGAAAGAAATG GGACTGCACGCAGAAGTGCCAAGGAAGATGAGCAAATTCAGCATCACGAAGTTCCAACCACATCTAGAGGACAG GAGAAATTCAATCAAACTATGGTCCAACGAGTTCAGAATGGACGGCCTCAGGAAAGAAGTTTGTCAGATAAAAAGGTGAAAGAGATGAAAGATCAGCTGATTAGAGCACAAGTATACTTGAACCTTGCACCACCAGGTAGCAACTCGCATATTGTGAAAGAGCTGAGACAGCGGATGAAAGAGTTGGAAAGAGCAATGAATGATGCCAAGAAGGATTCTGATTTATCTAGGAG AGCTTGGCAGAGAACAAAAGCCATGGAGGTTTCCTTGTCCAAAGCCAGTCATGCCTTTCCGCACTGTTCATTAATGGCCACAAAGCTCCGTGCTATGACTTACAACACTGAAGAGCAGGTTTGGGCGCATAAGAATGAAGCTGAACATCTTATCCAGCTTGCTGCAAGGACTACACCAAAAGGTCTTCATTGCCTTGCTATGCAGCTCACTTCAGAGTACTTCGCCCTACCAGCTGATGAGAGAAAGCTTGGTAACAAGGAAAAAGCACATGATGGAGATCTCTATCACTATGCCGTATTCTCGGACAACATTCTTGCTTGTGCAGTAGTGGTCAACTCAACAGTGGCACATGCTGCG GAGCCAGAGAAGATCGTGTTCCACATAGTGACTGATTACCTCAATCTCCCAGCAATTTCTCTGTGGTTTTTGCGTAATCCTCCTGGAAGAGCGATTGTAGATATCCAGAGCCTAGAAAATTTTGAGTggcttttgaaaaaatatgctTCATCACTGTCGAAGCAGAATGCCTTTGACCCTCGATATGCTTCTGCACTGAATCATCTACGGTTTTATCTGCCAGATGTCTTCCCTCTGCTGGATAAGATTGTGTTTTTGGACCATGATGTGGTAGTGCAGAGGGATCTCACTGCGCTTTGGGATGtgaatttgaaaggaaaagtaAATGGGGCTGTGGAAACTTGTCAGGAAGGTGATGCATCATATCGGCGGATGGATATGTACATTGACTTCACAGATCGACTTGTTTCCGAGAGGTTCGATGCCAATACATGCACGTGGGCGTTTGGGATGAACTTGTTTGATTTGCAAGAATGGAGGAAGCAAAATTTAACTGCAAAATATGGCAGCTACTTGGAGCTG TTGCAGGAGCATGGGAAGCCACTGCTGAAGGCTGGAAGTTTGCCGATAGGCTGGCTCACCTTTTACAACCAGACAGTAGCTCTGGACAGGAGATGGCACATTCTCGGCCTAGGTCACGAGTCAAATGTTGCGCCGAGCGACATTGAACGTGCAGCAGTTATACACTTTGATGGTGTCATGAAGCCATGGTTGGAAATGGGGATCAGGAAGTACAAGGGTTACTGGACCAAGCATGTCATGTATGACCACCCTTACTTGCAACAGTGCAACGTCCACGAGTAA
- the LOC104427457 gene encoding photosystem II reaction center W protein, chloroplastic — protein sequence MATITASSATSMVSCRGLSQKRPLGASSSPVLGLPAIAMKGRVRCSAEGKPLEPEKASGMGMSAALATALCAATMSSPAMALVDERMSTEGTGLPFGLSNNLLGWILFGIFGLIWVFYIIYASSLEEDEESGLSL from the exons atgGCCACCATCACTGCAAGCTCTGCAACCTCCATGGTCTCATGCAGAGGTCTCTCTCAGAAGAGACCTCTTGGGGCCTCATCCTCCCCTGTTCTTG GATTGCCTGCAATTGCAATGAAGGGAAGAGTCAGGTGCTCCGCGGAGGGGAAGCCCTTGGAGCCTGAGAAAGCCTCGGGCATGGGCATGAGCGCGGCGCTGGCCACGGCCCTGTGCGCGGCAACCATGTCGAGCCCAGCCATGGCTCTGGTGGACGAGAGGATGAGCACCGAAGGGACGGGGCTCCCGTTCGGGTTGAGCAACAACCTGCTCGGATGGATCCTGTTTGGCATATTTGGGCTCATCTGGGTTTTCTACATCATCTACGCCTCGAGCcttgaagaggatgaagaatcAGGATTGTCTCTCTGA
- the LOC104427437 gene encoding DNA-directed RNA polymerase III subunit RPC8, whose protein sequence is MFNLSLIEHTLRLPPHLLSLSLDKAVKHDLEKLFLDKVIANLGLCVSVYDIRKIDGGFIFPGDGAPTYTVECRLLVFRPFVGEIIDAKLKEFDKDGLRLSMGFFDDIYIPFHLLPYPSRFEPDSENGNRFRWIWEYQANGENEDDQTSATVYPIDEIGETIRFRVQSVNYPSIPLEQPKDSKPFAPMVITGSLDNDGLGPLSWWE, encoded by the exons ATGTTCAATCTTAGCCTAATCGAGCACACGTTGCGGTTACCTCCTCATCTGCTCAGCCTATCCCTGGATAAAGCTGTTAAGCATGATCTTGAGAAACTTTTCTTAGACAAG GTTATTGCAAATCTGGGCCTTTGCGTTTCTGTCTATGACATCAGAAAGATTGATGGTGGCTTTATCTTTCCAGGAGATGGGGCACCTACTTACACg GTGGAATGCAGACTGCTAGTGTTTCGTCCATTCGTTGGGGAAATAATTGATGCGAAGCTCAAAGAATTTGATAAAGATGGTTTGCGCT TATCTATGGGATTTTTTGATGACATTTACATTCCCTTTCATCTCTTGCCATACCCATCCCGATTTGAGCCTGACTCAGAAAATGG GAACCGGTTTAGATGGATATGGGAGTATCAGGCAAATGGGGAGAACGAAGATGATCAGACATCGGCAACAGTTTATCCTATTGATGAGATTGGCGAG ACCATCAGATTCAGAGTTCAGAGTGTAAATTATCCTTCAATCCCACTGGAGCAACCAAAAGATTCTAAGCCATTTGCTCCTATGGTGATTACT GGATCTCTTGATAATGATGGTTTGGGTCCACTTTCATGGTGGGAATGA